The genomic segment CCATATCAAACCCTGCCGAACTGCCCAGCCCGCTAATGGCGGGCGGACTACTGGCGAAAACGCGTGCCTCTTTGATGTGGCTGAAGGCTTGAGTTGCCCGTTCGATAATGGCGAATGAGGAGCCTGTGGTGCTGTCGCGCTGATCCCAGTCTTTCAGTCGAACGAACATCCGCGCGACGTTCTGCCCGTTACCACCTGGGCCAGAGCCCACGGTTGCGAAAACAGAAACGACGTTATCTTTCTCTTTAGTGTGGAAGTAGTTCTCAACCTGCTGCACCACTTTCAGGGTCTGCTGCTGGGTTGAGCCACTCGGAAGCTGCACGGAAGTGATAAACATGCCGCGATCCTCAAGCGGCAGGAACGATGTTGGCAGACGCATGAATAAGAACACCATGCCGCCGAGCAGCAGGACATACACCACCATCCAGCGCACGCTGCGCTGCAGGATCTTGCCCACGCCAGCCTCATAGCGCGCCGCATTGCGGTTGAACATGCGGTTAAACCAGCCGAAAAAGCCTTTCTGACCGTGCTGCTCCCCTTTATGCAACGGCTTGAGCAGCGTGGCGCAAAGGGCAGGCGTAAGGATCATCGCCACCAGCACCGAGAGCACCATCGCAGAAACAATGGTAATAGAGAACTGACGATAAATGGCGCCGGTTGTTCCGCCAAAGAAGGCCATCGGGATAAATACCGCCGAGAGGACCATCGCAATCCCGACGAGCGCCCCCTGAATCTGCCCCATTGATTTGCGCGTGGCCTCACGCGGAGGGAGACCTTCCTCGCTCATGACACGCTCGACGTTTTCAACCACCACAATGGCGTCATCCACCAGCAGACCGATTGCCAGCACCATCGCAAACATCGTCAGGGTGTTAATACTGTAGCCAAACGCATACAGCACCGCGAAGGTGCCAAGCAGCACCACCGGAACGGCAATGGTCGGAATAAGCGTGGCGCGGAAGTTTTGCAGGAACAGATACATCACCAGGAACACCAGCGCGATCGCTTCGAGCAGCGTTTTCACCACATCCTTAATGGAGGCTTTCACGAAGGAGGTGGTTTCGTAGGCGACTTTGTACTCCAGACCGTGGGGAAAATAGTGGGAAAGCTCGTCCAGACGGTCAATGACCTGTTGCGCGGTAGCCATTTCATTGGCCCCGGAGGCCAGTTTGACCCCTAAACCCGAGGCCTGATTACCGTTAAAGCGGCTCAGATAATCATATTTCTCCGCCCCCATTTCCACGGTCGCGACATCACCCAGGCGGACTTCAGAGCCATCCTGATTCACCCGCAGGGTAATAGCACGGAACTGTTCCGGGGTTTGTAGCAGTGACTGCGAGTTGATGGTGGCGTTCAGGGCCTGGTTGTCCACGGACGGCGTGCCGCCAAGCTGGCCTACGGCAATCTGGGCATTCTGCGATTCGATGGCGTCGGTGACATCTTTCGCCGTCATCTGCACGCTGTTGAGTTTGTCCGGGTTAAGCCAAATGCGCATCGAATACTGCGAACCGTAGGCGTCGATATCGCCAACCCCGTTAATACGGCTGAGCGGATCCTGAATATTGCTGGCAACGTAGTCGGCAATATCCTGCTTATCCATGGACCCATCGGTGGAGACAAACGCGATAGTCAAAATGTTGGTATCACCGGTTTTACGCACGGTGACGCCCTGGTTCTGTACCGCCTGCGGCAGCTTGCGCAGGGCTGACTGTAGCTGGTTTTGCACCTGCTGCACCGCTTCGTCCGGGTTTGTGCCCGCAGTAAAGCTCAGGGTGACCGTCGCCTGGCCCGTGGCGCTACTTTGCGAGGACATGTACATCAGGTTATCGAGACCCGTCATGTTCTGCTCAATAACCTGGGTCACGGTATTTTCCAGCGTTTGTGCAGAAGCACCAGGATAGTTGGCCGTGACGCGCACGTTTGGCGGCGCCAGGTCGGGATATTGCTCAACAGGAAGTGAAGTTATGGCCAGGACCCCTGTCAGACACAACAGAATGGCAAGCACCCAGGCAAAGATGGGGCGATCGATGAAAAAATTCGCCATGAAAAAGTGACCTCGTTTTGCAGCACGTCATTATTTATTGCCCGCATCACTTTAGCGGCAAGACGCAGACCAAACGTGGAGAAATAAAGGAGATAGTGTAAATTATCATGCGCTTTTCGCCACGCAGGCCCTTTTACCGTTTTTTACCTGCCAGCGCCAAAGCCGTTCGCAATCCGACGGGCGACAACGCGGCGCGTGCGGCGTAGTATTACTACCCTCATTATGTCCTGGAGCCCCTATGACCCTGAAAATAGACATTATCAAAGACAAAATCCTTTCTGAAAATTACTTTGTCCTGCGTAACATTACCTACGATTTAACGCGCAATAACGGCGAGGTGATCCGCCACAAACGTGAGGTGTACGACCGCGGCAATGGGGCAACCATTATGCTCTACAGCCGGGAAAAACAGAGCGTCGTATTGATCCGCCAGTTTCGGGTGGCGACATGGGTGAATGGCAACCCGGACGGACGTCTGATTGAAACCTGCGCAGGCCTGCTTGATGATGACGAACCCGAGGTCTGTATTCGCAAAGAGGCCGTAGAAGAGACCGGCTTTGTCGTGGGCGAGGTCAAGAAAGTCTTCGAACTCTTTATGTCGCCAGGCGGGGTGACTGAGCTTATCCATTTCTTCATTGCCGAATACAGCGATGCACAGCGGGCCCACCGGGGGGGCGGCGTTGAGGATGAAGACATAGACGTGCTGGAGCTGCCGTTTTACCGGGCACTGGAGATGGTCAAATCTGGCGAAATTAAAGACGGTAAAACGGTAATATTGTTGCAATATTTACAAACATCTGGCTTAATGAACACGTCTTTCGAACGGTAGTGAATTGTGTTTCGTATAAATCTATCCGATAAATCCGATTGAGCACGCCAGGTTGTAACACGAAGATACCGATCAGAAAGATGTCTTCATTTCCGGGGTTGTGCCACTCATGCGTCACTGCGTTTTTATTCTGTTCTTATTTTGCCTCCTCCCCGCGCCGCTGGCGTGGGCTGCGCCCGCCCAGCAATCATTTTCAGACTGGCAGGTCACCTGCAATAACCAGAATTTTTGCGTTGCGCGCAATACCGGTGAACATCACGGCCTGGTGATGACGCTTAGCCGAAGTGCTGGCGCGAGAACAGATGCTACGCTGCGTATCGATCTCGGGGGGCTTTCCGCCCCCGCCGTGAAAGAGCCGGAGATTGCCCCTCGGCTGCTGCTGGATAAGGCCTCACTTAAGCTTGCGGCGTTGCACTGGCAATTGACGCCCTGGCACCTGAAGACGGACGATGCGGTGACCATCGCGGCATTTTTGAAGACTATTCAGGAAGGGCGGGCGCTGACATTGCGCGACGGCAGGCAGACCCTTTCGCTGGACGGCCTGAAAGCCGCGCTGCTGTTTATCGACTCTCAGCAAGAACGCGTCGGGAGCGAAACGGCCTGGATTAAAAAAGGCGACGATCCGCCGTTAAGCGTACCACCCGCCCCCCCTTTAAAGAAGGTGGCGATAGTTAACCCGACGCCGATGCCCCTTTCCCATACCGAGCTGAATGACCTGCTGGATTACGGCGCCTGGCGGATGAATAACAGCCAGTGTTCGTTAGATCCGAACCGCCGTGAAGTGCGAGTTACCGCCTTAACCGATGACAAAGCCTTGCTGATCGTTAGCTGTGAAGCGGGGGCGTATAATACCGTTGATCTGGCATGGCTGGTCTCTCGCAAAAAGCCCTTTTCGGCCCGTAGCGTCAGGCTGCGCCTGCCGTTTACCCCTCCGGGCGACAGCAGTGAAATGGAGTTGATGAACGCCAGGTTCGAAGAGAAAACGCGGGAACTGACCACCCTGGCGTTAGGGCGCGGCATTGGCGACTGCGGGATCCAGACACGCTGGCGTTTTGACGGCCAGCATTTTCGTCTGGTGCGTTATGCCCAAGAGCCAGCTTGTGATAACTGGCATGGGCCAGATGCCTGGCCCACACTGTGGATCACGCGCTAGTTACAGCACGCTCAACGCTTTCTTCACCACGTTCTCTACGGTAAAGCCAAAATACGGGAACAGCTTGTCAGCCGGCGCCGATTCACCGTAGCCGTGCATCCCGACAATGGCGCCTTTAAGCCCGACGTATTTGTACCAGTAGTCGGCAATACCGGCCTCAACCGCCACGCGAGCCGCAACGTTAGATGGCAGGACCGATTCCCGGTACGCCTCATCCTGGGCATCAAAGATATCGGTTGAAGGCAATGAAACGACGCGTACGGCATGGCCTTCGGCAGTGAGCTTCTCGGCGGCTTTTAGCGTAATTTCCATCTCGGAGCCGGTGGCAATCAGAATGACGTCTGGCTTACCGCCGCTGTCTTTAAGTATGTAGCCGCCGCGGGCAATGTTTTTCACCTGCTCAGGCGTGCGCTCAATCTGTTCCAGGTTCTGGCGCGACAGGATCAGCGCTGTTGGCCCGCTGTGGCGCTCCACGGCCAGCTTCCAGCCCACCGCCGCTTCAACCTGATCGCAAGGACGCCAGGTGCTGAAGTTTGGGGTGAGGCGCAGGCTGGCTAATTGCTCGACCGCCTGGTGCGTCGGCCCGTCCTCCCCAAGACCGATTGAATCATGGGTATAAACCATGATCTGCCGCGCCTTCATCAACGCCGCCATACGCGCCGCATTACGCGCATATTCCACGAACATCAGGAAGGTGGCGGTATAAGGGACAAATCCGCCGTGATGGGCGATGCCGTTGGCGATGGCGGTCATCCCGAACTCACGCACGCCGTAGTGAATGTAGTTCCCGGCAATATCCTCTTTCAGTGAGGTGGAGCCAGACCAGATCGTCAGGTTGCTGGGCGCCAGATCCGCCGAGCCGCCGAGCAACTCGGGCAGGATAGGCCCAATGACGTTCAGGGTGTTTTGCGATGCTTTTCGGGTGGCGATTTTTGCCGGGTTGGATTGCAGTTCCTTAATCAGGGCCTGGGTTTTTGCGTCCCACTCCTGCGGCAGTGCGCCGCTCATACGGCGGGAAAACTCGGCGGCCAGCTCCGGGTGCGCTTTTTTGTAGGCGGCAAACTTCTCGTTCCAGCGCTGCTGGGCCTTTTCACCCTCTTCACGGGCATCCCAGGCTTTGTAGATCTCTTTCGGGATCTCGAATGCCGGGTATTTCCAGCCCAGCTTCTGGCGGGTCAGCGCCACTTCCTCTTCACCCAGCGCTGCGCCGTGCGCCTCTTCTTTACCCGCTTTATTCGGCGAGCCGAAGCCAATGACCGTGCGACAGATAATCAGGGACGGTTTATCCTTAACGCTTTGTGCTTCCTGAATGGCTTTTTTCAGCGCTTCAGGGTCATGCCCGTCGATTTCATGCACCACGTGCCAGTGGTAGGCCTCAAAACGTTTTGCCGTGTCGTCGGTAAACCAGCCCTCGGTTTCACCATCAATTGATATGCCGTTGTGATCGTAAAAACCGATCAGTTTGCCCAGCCCCAGCGTACCCGCAAGGGAACAGACCTCATGGGAAATACCCTCCATCAAACAGCCGTCGCCCATAAATACGTAGGTATAGTGATCGACAATCTCGTGATCCGGCTGGTTAAACTGTGCCCCCAGCGTGCGCTCGGCAATCGCCAGCCCTACGGCATTGGCTAACCCCTGGCCCAGCGGACCGGTGGTCGTTTCAACGCCTGGCGTATAGCCTAGCTCCGGGTGGCCCGGGGTTTTTGAGTGCAACTGACGGAAGTTTTTAAGCTCGTCGAGCGGCAGATCATAACCGGACAAATGCAGCAGGCTATAGAGCAGCATTGAAGCATGGCCGTTAGAGAGAATAAAACGGTCACGGTCATACCAGGTCGGGTCGTTTGGGTTGTGCTTCAGGAAGTCGTTCCACAGCACTTCGGCAATATCGGCCATCCCCATCGGTGCGCCTGGATGGCCGGAATTGGCTTTCTGCACGGCATCCATGCTGAGGGCGCGAATGGCATTGGCTAGCTCTTTACGGGACATAATTCACTCCATGGCAAGGTTAACGTTTGGCGGCGAGGAGGTCTTCAAGTTTACGCTGGTCGACGGCGAACTGGCGGATGCCTTCCGCCAGCTTATCGACAGCCATCGCGTCCTGGTTGTGCTCCCAGCGGAACTCTGCTTCGGTCAGGGCTTTCGGTTTTGGTAACACGGTGGAGGTTGGCACCAGCTTGCGTATCACCGTATCGTCTTTATCCTGCAGCTCTTTAAGCAGGTTAGGGGAGATGGTCAGACGGTCGCAGCCTGCCAGCGCCAGGATCTGCTCGGTGCGGCGGAAGCTGGCGCCCATCACGATGGTTTCGTAGCGGTGCTGTTTGTAATAGTCGTAGATATTACGCACCGATTTCACCCCAGGGTCTTCCTCCACCACGTACGGATCCATCGGCTGTTTCGCCTGATACCAGTCGTAGATGCGCCCGACAAACGGCGACACCAGATACACGCCCGCTTCGGCGCAGGCACGCGCCTGCGCAAATGAGAACAACAGCGTCAGGTTGCAGTGAATACCTTCTTTTTCAAGCACTTCTGCGGCGCGAATGCCTTCCCATGTTGAGGCAAGCTTAATCAATATGCGTGACTGATCGATGCCCTGCTCCTGATAGAGTTCCACCAGGCGGCGGGCTTTAGTGATGCTCTTTTCCCGATCGAAAGAGAGGCGGGCGTCTACTTCGGTAGAGACGCGTCCGGGGATACTTTTCAGAATTTCCGCACCGATATTCACCGCCAGCTTGTCGCTCGCCTCGGCGACCTGCTGCTCCTGCGTCTTTCCGCGTTGCTTGCCGTAGGCAAGGGCGTCATCAATCAGATGACTGAAATGGTCAAGCCCTGCCGCCTTGAGCAGCAGCGAGGGGTTGGTGGTCGCATCTTCCGGCTGATAGTGTCGAATCGACTCGATATCGCCGCTGTCGGCAACCACGGTGGTGAATTGTTTGATGCCGTCTAACTGGTTCATAAGTAATTACTCCTTGAAATTAAAAGAGTTAGATGAGTGCGTTAGTTCACACTTCTGTGAAAATCATGATCGACTTAACAGAAAAGCATAGCAGACGGGACAGCCATTGCTGTCTGCGACGGGTAACATGATTGTTATAAATTGATAACATTTTTTGCGCTGCAATGGTGAGAGTTTGGCTGCCTTCAAAGTTTGTGGGTTCGCCTGGGGCGATACTATGCAGCACGCCAGGGTGTGCATCAGGATCCTAACATCACCCTTATTGACCGATACGTGAAAGGAATAACAAGATGGATGATCAATTAAAACAGAGTGCCCTCGATTTTCACGAGTTTCCCGTTCCGGGTAAAATCCAGGTCTCCCCAACCAAACCGCTGGCGACCCAGCGCGATCTGGCGCTGGCCTACTCGCCCGGCGTGGCAGCCCCTTGTCTCGAAATAGAAAAAGATCCGCTCGCCGCCTACAAATACACCGCACGAGGTAACCTGGTGGCGGTTATCTCTAACGGTACTGCGGTGTTGGGCCTGGGGAACATTGGCGCGCTGGCCGGAAAACCGGTTATGGAAGGGAAGGGCGTTCTGTTCAAGAAATTTGCCGGCATTGACGTGTTCGATATCGAAGTGGACGAGCGGGATCCTGACAAATTCATCAACGTAGTCGCCGCGCTGGAACCGACCTTCGGCGGAATCAACCTCGAAGACATCAAAGCGCCGGAATGTTTCTACATTGAGCAGAAGCTGCGTGAACGTATGAACATTCCCGTGTTCCATGATGACCAGCACGGTACCGCGATTATCAGCACCGCCGCGATCCTCAACGGCCTGCGCGTGGTCGAGAAAACTCTTTCTGACGTGCGCATGGTAGTCTCCGGCGCGGGGGCTGCGGCAATCGCCTGTATGAACCTGCTGGTGGCGCTTGGCATGCAGAAACACAACATTGTGGTCTGTGATTCCAAAGGTGTTATCTACAAAGACCGCGAGCCGAACA from the unidentified bacterial endosymbiont genome contains:
- the acrD gene encoding multidrug efflux RND transporter permease AcrD; the protein is MANFFIDRPIFAWVLAILLCLTGVLAITSLPVEQYPDLAPPNVRVTANYPGASAQTLENTVTQVIEQNMTGLDNLMYMSSQSSATGQATVTLSFTAGTNPDEAVQQVQNQLQSALRKLPQAVQNQGVTVRKTGDTNILTIAFVSTDGSMDKQDIADYVASNIQDPLSRINGVGDIDAYGSQYSMRIWLNPDKLNSVQMTAKDVTDAIESQNAQIAVGQLGGTPSVDNQALNATINSQSLLQTPEQFRAITLRVNQDGSEVRLGDVATVEMGAEKYDYLSRFNGNQASGLGVKLASGANEMATAQQVIDRLDELSHYFPHGLEYKVAYETTSFVKASIKDVVKTLLEAIALVFLVMYLFLQNFRATLIPTIAVPVVLLGTFAVLYAFGYSINTLTMFAMVLAIGLLVDDAIVVVENVERVMSEEGLPPREATRKSMGQIQGALVGIAMVLSAVFIPMAFFGGTTGAIYRQFSITIVSAMVLSVLVAMILTPALCATLLKPLHKGEQHGQKGFFGWFNRMFNRNAARYEAGVGKILQRSVRWMVVYVLLLGGMVFLFMRLPTSFLPLEDRGMFITSVQLPSGSTQQQTLKVVQQVENYFHTKEKDNVVSVFATVGSGPGGNGQNVARMFVRLKDWDQRDSTTGSSFAIIERATQAFSHIKEARVFASSPPAISGLGSSAGFDMELQDHAGAGHDALMAARDKLLDLAGKEPQLTRVRHNGLDDSPQLQVDIDQRKAQALGVSIDDINDTLQTAWGSSYVNDFMDRGRVKKVYVQSAAKYRMLPDDINRWYVRNNAGGMVPFSAFATSRWETGSPRLERYNGYSALEIVGEAAPGVSTGTAMDIMEKLVQQLPTGFGLEWTAMSYQERLSGAQAPALYALSLLVVFLCLAALYESWTVPFSVMLVVPLGVIGALLATWMRGLENDVYFQVGLLTVIGLSAKNAILIVEFANEMNAKGHELTAATLYACRQRLRPILMTSLAFVFGVLPMATSSGAGSSSQHAVGTGVMGGMISATVLAIYFVPLFFVLVRRRFPLKERPE
- the tkt gene encoding transketolase, giving the protein MSRKELANAIRALSMDAVQKANSGHPGAPMGMADIAEVLWNDFLKHNPNDPTWYDRDRFILSNGHASMLLYSLLHLSGYDLPLDELKNFRQLHSKTPGHPELGYTPGVETTTGPLGQGLANAVGLAIAERTLGAQFNQPDHEIVDHYTYVFMGDGCLMEGISHEVCSLAGTLGLGKLIGFYDHNGISIDGETEGWFTDDTAKRFEAYHWHVVHEIDGHDPEALKKAIQEAQSVKDKPSLIICRTVIGFGSPNKAGKEEAHGAALGEEEVALTRQKLGWKYPAFEIPKEIYKAWDAREEGEKAQQRWNEKFAAYKKAHPELAAEFSRRMSGALPQEWDAKTQALIKELQSNPAKIATRKASQNTLNVIGPILPELLGGSADLAPSNLTIWSGSTSLKEDIAGNYIHYGVREFGMTAIANGIAHHGGFVPYTATFLMFVEYARNAARMAALMKARQIMVYTHDSIGLGEDGPTHQAVEQLASLRLTPNFSTWRPCDQVEAAVGWKLAVERHSGPTALILSRQNLEQIERTPEQVKNIARGGYILKDSGGKPDVILIATGSEMEITLKAAEKLTAEGHAVRVVSLPSTDIFDAQDEAYRESVLPSNVAARVAVEAGIADYWYKYVGLKGAIVGMHGYGESAPADKLFPYFGFTVENVVKKALSVL
- the tal gene encoding transaldolase, with protein sequence MNQLDGIKQFTTVVADSGDIESIRHYQPEDATTNPSLLLKAAGLDHFSHLIDDALAYGKQRGKTQEQQVAEASDKLAVNIGAEILKSIPGRVSTEVDARLSFDREKSITKARRLVELYQEQGIDQSRILIKLASTWEGIRAAEVLEKEGIHCNLTLLFSFAQARACAEAGVYLVSPFVGRIYDWYQAKQPMDPYVVEEDPGVKSVRNIYDYYKQHRYETIVMGASFRRTEQILALAGCDRLTISPNLLKELQDKDDTVIRKLVPTSTVLPKPKALTEAEFRWEHNQDAMAVDKLAEGIRQFAVDQRKLEDLLAAKR
- a CDS encoding DUF1176 domain-containing protein gives rise to the protein MRHCVFILFLFCLLPAPLAWAAPAQQSFSDWQVTCNNQNFCVARNTGEHHGLVMTLSRSAGARTDATLRIDLGGLSAPAVKEPEIAPRLLLDKASLKLAALHWQLTPWHLKTDDAVTIAAFLKTIQEGRALTLRDGRQTLSLDGLKAALLFIDSQQERVGSETAWIKKGDDPPLSVPPAPPLKKVAIVNPTPMPLSHTELNDLLDYGAWRMNNSQCSLDPNRREVRVTALTDDKALLIVSCEAGAYNTVDLAWLVSRKKPFSARSVRLRLPFTPPGDSSEMELMNARFEEKTRELTTLALGRGIGDCGIQTRWRFDGQHFRLVRYAQEPACDNWHGPDAWPTLWITR
- the nudK gene encoding GDP-mannose pyrophosphatase NudK, with product MTLKIDIIKDKILSENYFVLRNITYDLTRNNGEVIRHKREVYDRGNGATIMLYSREKQSVVLIRQFRVATWVNGNPDGRLIETCAGLLDDDEPEVCIRKEAVEETGFVVGEVKKVFELFMSPGGVTELIHFFIAEYSDAQRAHRGGGVEDEDIDVLELPFYRALEMVKSGEIKDGKTVILLQYLQTSGLMNTSFER